The Sphingobium aromaticiconvertens genome has a segment encoding these proteins:
- a CDS encoding MFS transporter codes for MKNMRWMVITLIGLATVINYIDRNALAVMWPAVSKDIGADKSDYALLVTIFMIAYAFGQSVFGKIFDVIGTRMGFAVSILFWSLSIGLHSMVRSLGLLALLRVTLGVSEAGNWPGAAKANALWFPQKERALAQGIFNAGASLGAIVSAPLVALLFTGFGWRTTFLVIGLLGFLWLVPWLWFYRADPDAHPWLTQAERDHIMGTGENAADAPPTGYAPGWTQMLRHRQSWAIILGRFFLDPVWWLFVSWLPIYLAETFGFDVQQIGLFAWVPFVGAMLGSLTGGWLSGALIARGRSVNFARKFAITLGGIIMLPPLLLTMHAATPLYAVLLIAVILFGFQMAINNIQTLPADYFGGGTVGSLAGLGGTAAIAGTLITTWLVPSMTATSYAPIFALAAALVPVSLLCIWLLGGRITPLSSPENEV; via the coding sequence ATGAAAAATATGCGCTGGATGGTCATCACCCTGATCGGGCTGGCGACGGTCATCAACTATATCGACCGCAATGCCCTGGCCGTGATGTGGCCTGCGGTTTCCAAGGATATTGGCGCGGACAAGTCCGATTATGCGCTGCTCGTGACGATCTTCATGATCGCCTACGCTTTTGGCCAGTCGGTGTTCGGCAAGATATTCGACGTCATCGGCACGCGCATGGGGTTTGCCGTGTCGATCCTTTTCTGGTCGCTGTCGATCGGGTTGCATTCCATGGTCCGCTCGCTGGGCCTGCTGGCGTTGCTCCGGGTGACGCTTGGCGTAAGTGAGGCGGGCAACTGGCCGGGCGCGGCCAAGGCCAATGCGCTATGGTTTCCACAAAAGGAGAGGGCGCTCGCACAGGGCATATTCAATGCGGGCGCGTCCCTTGGCGCGATCGTGTCGGCGCCGCTCGTCGCCTTGCTCTTCACCGGGTTCGGCTGGCGCACGACGTTTCTGGTGATCGGCCTGCTGGGTTTCCTGTGGCTGGTGCCCTGGCTTTGGTTCTATCGCGCCGATCCCGATGCCCATCCCTGGCTGACGCAGGCGGAGCGGGATCATATCATGGGGACCGGCGAGAATGCAGCCGATGCCCCGCCAACCGGCTATGCGCCCGGCTGGACGCAGATGCTGCGGCACCGGCAGAGCTGGGCCATCATTCTGGGCCGTTTCTTTCTTGACCCCGTCTGGTGGCTGTTCGTGTCCTGGCTGCCCATCTATCTGGCTGAAACCTTTGGTTTCGATGTGCAACAGATCGGCCTGTTCGCCTGGGTGCCGTTCGTAGGCGCCATGCTGGGCAGCCTGACCGGCGGATGGCTGTCCGGAGCGTTGATCGCGCGTGGCCGGTCGGTCAATTTCGCCCGCAAGTTCGCGATCACGCTGGGCGGGATCATCATGCTGCCGCCATTGCTGCTGACCATGCATGCGGCAACGCCCCTCTATGCCGTGCTGCTGATCGCCGTCATTCTCTTTGGCTTCCAGATGGCGATCAACAATATCCAGACGTTGCCGGCCGACTATTTCGGCGGCGGCACCGTCGGCTCGCTGGCCGGGCTGGGCGGCACCGCCGCGATTGCGGGTACGCTCATCACCACCTGGCTGGTGCCGTCCATGACGGCCACATCCTATGCGCC
- a CDS encoding chondroitinase-B domain-containing protein: MRKRPGNWAAAAASLWAASTPALGAEHLVHDQAEYRQVMKNVRAGDVIRLADGVWQDFPVLFEGRGTASDPITLTAQTKGKVILSGGSSLKIAGTYMVVSGLVFRNGHAPGDEVISFRRDARTIASHSRLTEVVIDHFNKPSRRQEDRWVSLYGTDNRVDHSWFAGKGNAGVTLAVVRPKGQPQANRHRIDSNYFGPRPPLGSNGGETLRIGTSDESLSDSATIVENNYFDRCDGEVEIISVKSGGNIIRGNTLFQSQGSVVLRHGNGNLVERNIFLGGGKLHTGGVRIINADQTVRHNYMEGLAGTDFTSAIAVMNGVPGSSINRYHPVSGALITHNSLFDIARITLGAGADAERSAPPKDSRFTSNLVSGAGEQDIIQIDADVRGIRFVDNVASGGVPVALATGIAHRPIALSRAKTGLLVPTDPLLARLGAPADLQPVGKDQTGPTWYPKDAPKVGFDSGHRLDVAPGVLGAAIAKAQPGDTLQLSAGRYDVAAPIVVTIPLTIAGPKEAMLSFAGTTLFQLGEGGSLRIKGLSIRGDAAPGQPGNAVIRSALVPTIANYAVELSGTAFTGMDKAPDFDIMATTAGTFADHISIENVVISGLSGTVVAAAAETGGKGYYPAERISIAGSQFADVGRIADVLRGGTDESTFGPAFVLRNNGIIDGGPSALTLSGVQSTLIADNRFVRAGAIDIAHSVGAPETRIVHNRMAATPQPRITQLYPQAMPRVEMADNIATGVAQ; this comes from the coding sequence ATGAGGAAAAGGCCGGGGAACTGGGCCGCAGCAGCGGCGTCGCTGTGGGCGGCATCCACGCCGGCCCTGGGTGCAGAGCATCTTGTCCACGACCAGGCCGAATATCGGCAAGTGATGAAAAACGTGAGAGCCGGTGACGTCATCCGTCTGGCAGATGGCGTCTGGCAGGATTTTCCCGTCCTGTTCGAGGGGCGCGGCACAGCATCCGATCCAATTACCCTGACCGCTCAGACGAAGGGCAAGGTCATTCTTTCGGGCGGATCGAGCCTGAAGATCGCCGGCACATATATGGTTGTGTCTGGCCTCGTCTTTCGCAATGGCCATGCGCCGGGCGACGAGGTCATCAGTTTTCGGCGTGATGCCCGCACCATCGCAAGCCATTCGCGGCTCACCGAAGTCGTCATCGATCATTTCAACAAGCCCAGCCGGCGGCAGGAAGATCGCTGGGTCTCCCTCTACGGAACCGACAATCGGGTCGACCACAGCTGGTTCGCGGGCAAGGGCAATGCCGGCGTCACTCTGGCGGTCGTCAGGCCAAAGGGACAACCGCAGGCCAACCGCCACCGCATCGACAGCAATTATTTCGGGCCGCGTCCGCCGCTCGGATCCAACGGGGGCGAGACTTTACGGATCGGCACCAGCGATGAATCGCTGTCCGATTCCGCGACCATCGTGGAAAATAATTATTTCGACCGATGTGATGGTGAGGTGGAGATTATCTCCGTCAAGTCAGGTGGCAACATCATACGCGGCAACACGCTCTTCCAGTCGCAAGGCTCGGTCGTGCTGCGACATGGCAACGGTAATCTGGTCGAACGCAACATATTCCTGGGCGGTGGCAAGCTGCATACCGGTGGTGTGCGCATCATCAATGCGGACCAGACTGTGCGCCACAATTATATGGAAGGGCTGGCGGGAACGGATTTCACGAGCGCCATCGCGGTAATGAACGGTGTGCCTGGATCGTCGATCAACCGTTATCATCCGGTGTCAGGCGCGCTGATTACGCATAATTCCCTGTTCGACATTGCCCGGATCACGCTGGGCGCGGGTGCCGATGCCGAGCGATCGGCTCCGCCAAAGGACAGCCGTTTCACCAGCAATCTGGTCAGCGGTGCCGGGGAGCAGGACATTATCCAGATAGATGCCGATGTGCGTGGAATCCGCTTTGTCGACAATGTCGCCAGTGGCGGCGTGCCTGTGGCATTGGCCACGGGCATAGCCCATCGCCCGATTGCGCTGTCGCGCGCGAAGACCGGCCTCCTTGTGCCCACCGACCCGTTACTGGCCAGGCTGGGCGCGCCAGCCGATTTGCAGCCGGTTGGCAAGGATCAGACGGGACCGACCTGGTATCCCAAGGATGCGCCGAAGGTGGGTTTTGACAGCGGGCATAGGCTGGATGTAGCGCCCGGCGTGCTTGGTGCCGCCATTGCGAAGGCGCAGCCCGGCGACACGCTACAGCTTTCGGCTGGCCGCTACGATGTTGCAGCGCCTATCGTCGTCACCATCCCCCTGACCATAGCCGGGCCGAAAGAGGCGATGCTCTCCTTTGCCGGAACGACGCTGTTCCAACTGGGTGAAGGCGGAAGTCTGCGGATAAAGGGACTGTCGATCCGTGGCGATGCGGCCCCTGGCCAGCCGGGCAATGCGGTGATCCGTTCTGCGCTGGTGCCGACCATCGCCAACTATGCGGTGGAACTAAGCGGCACGGCCTTTACGGGGATGGACAAGGCGCCGGACTTCGACATCATGGCGACTACGGCCGGAACTTTCGCCGATCATATCAGCATCGAGAATGTGGTGATCAGCGGCCTTTCCGGCACAGTAGTCGCTGCTGCGGCCGAAACGGGCGGCAAGGGCTACTACCCGGCCGAACGCATCAGCATAGCGGGATCGCAATTTGCCGATGTCGGCAGGATTGCCGACGTTCTGCGCGGTGGTACGGACGAAAGCACCTTCGGCCCGGCTTTCGTCCTGCGGAACAACGGCATCATCGATGGCGGCCCATCTGCGCTGACCCTGTCCGGGGTGCAATCGACCCTGATTGCGGACAACCGGTTCGTCCGGGCCGGAGCGATCGACATCGCGCACAGCGTTGGCGCGCCCGAAACGCGCATCGTTCACAATCGCATGGCTGCAACGCCGCAGCCCCGGATCACCCAACTCTATCCCCAAGCCATGCCGCGGGTCGAAATGGCTGACAATATCGCCACCGGAGTTGCGCAATGA
- a CDS encoding alginate lyase family protein gives MNIRTSLIAASLLVLATTPAYAQDAATRPVLIDAARLATMSAQADRYPLFAQELARTRKGVDAAIRAGIDVPAPKDPGGGATHEQHKRNYTALYGAGLLYRITGEHRYADYARDMLLVYAKLYPTLGPHPAASNQAAGRLFWQSLNDSVWLVYGIQGYDAIRDTLTPAQRQLIDDNVFRRMAAFLSTGSPKVFDRIHNHATWANAGVGMTGYVLRDHNLVEMALKGLDKSGKAGFLRQLDQLFSPDGYYAEGPYYQRYALHPFVIFAAAIEENEPQRKIFAYRDGIVLKAIRTTIQLTYDGLFFPLNDAMPDKSLRTEELYQAVATGYGVTKDPTLLSIAQWQGRTVLSPDGLAVARDLAGGMAKPFPFASMLLRDGPNGDQGALAIMRAGPGDKDQLLLAKNTAQGMGHGHFDKLNWLLYDGGNAIVTDYGAARFLNIEAKDGGRYLPENDSWAQQTVAHNTLVVGEVSHFGGNEKLADTLAPRQIYFSGDAPTRISTAEMTDAYPGVTFRRTLAQLVVEGLKSPIVIDLLRVKGDKAARYDLPLHFAGHLIDTGFALKSNVTMRPVLGKANGYQHLWVDATGMPGADNGVVTWIEDGRFYSYRVATPGVQMILGESGANDPRFNLRREPVVIQRLDNAKDAAFVSLIEPHGRYDAASETTTGSRSAVKALRHVREGDADVVTVEMLDGSRILLAVAEDADPDRAHRVTVDGRPLAWKGHFGRFDTAKETAR, from the coding sequence ATGAACATCCGAACATCCCTGATTGCGGCCTCGCTGCTGGTGCTGGCAACAACGCCCGCCTACGCACAGGATGCGGCGACGCGGCCTGTCCTGATCGACGCGGCCAGGCTTGCCACTATGTCCGCGCAGGCCGATCGCTATCCGCTGTTCGCGCAGGAACTGGCCCGTACTCGTAAAGGGGTGGATGCCGCGATCCGCGCAGGCATCGACGTGCCAGCCCCCAAGGACCCAGGGGGTGGCGCGACGCACGAGCAGCACAAGCGTAATTACACGGCACTCTATGGCGCGGGACTGCTCTACCGCATCACCGGCGAGCATCGTTACGCCGATTATGCGCGCGACATGCTGCTCGTCTATGCAAAGCTGTATCCCACGCTTGGCCCGCATCCCGCCGCATCGAACCAGGCGGCCGGGCGACTATTCTGGCAAAGCCTCAACGACAGCGTCTGGCTGGTCTACGGCATCCAGGGCTATGATGCGATCCGCGACACGCTGACCCCCGCGCAGCGGCAGTTGATCGACGATAATGTGTTCCGCAGGATGGCGGCCTTCCTTTCGACCGGCTCGCCCAAGGTGTTCGACCGGATCCACAATCATGCGACCTGGGCCAATGCCGGGGTTGGCATGACCGGCTATGTCCTGCGCGATCACAATCTGGTGGAAATGGCTTTGAAGGGACTCGACAAGAGCGGAAAGGCCGGCTTTCTGCGTCAGCTCGATCAGCTTTTTTCGCCCGACGGCTATTATGCCGAAGGCCCCTATTATCAGCGTTACGCGCTGCACCCCTTCGTCATTTTCGCTGCCGCGATCGAAGAGAACGAGCCACAGCGCAAGATATTTGCCTATCGCGACGGAATCGTTCTGAAGGCGATCCGCACGACCATTCAGCTAACCTATGATGGCCTGTTCTTCCCGCTGAACGACGCCATGCCGGACAAAAGCCTGCGGACCGAGGAACTCTATCAGGCGGTCGCGACCGGCTACGGCGTGACGAAGGACCCGACCCTGTTGTCGATCGCGCAGTGGCAGGGCCGGACGGTCCTCAGCCCGGACGGGCTGGCGGTGGCGCGCGATCTGGCAGGCGGCATGGCCAAACCCTTTCCCTTCGCATCGATGCTGCTGCGCGACGGGCCGAATGGGGATCAGGGCGCGCTGGCCATCATGCGCGCGGGACCGGGGGACAAGGACCAGCTTCTTCTCGCCAAAAATACCGCGCAGGGTATGGGCCATGGTCATTTCGACAAGCTCAACTGGCTGCTCTATGACGGCGGCAATGCGATCGTCACTGATTATGGCGCGGCGCGCTTCCTGAATATCGAGGCGAAGGATGGTGGTCGCTATCTTCCCGAAAATGACAGCTGGGCGCAGCAGACCGTTGCCCACAACACGCTGGTCGTGGGAGAGGTCAGCCATTTCGGCGGCAATGAAAAACTGGCCGACACGCTGGCGCCCCGACAGATTTACTTCTCCGGCGATGCGCCGACGCGGATCAGCACGGCCGAGATGACGGACGCCTATCCCGGCGTGACCTTTCGCCGGACACTGGCGCAACTGGTGGTCGAGGGCCTGAAAAGCCCGATCGTCATCGATCTTTTGCGGGTGAAGGGAGACAAGGCGGCGCGCTATGACCTGCCGCTCCATTTCGCTGGCCATCTGATCGATACCGGCTTCGCCCTGAAGTCCAACGTCACGATGCGACCCGTGTTGGGCAAAGCCAATGGCTATCAGCATCTTTGGGTGGATGCGACGGGCATGCCGGGCGCTGACAATGGTGTCGTCACCTGGATCGAGGATGGCCGTTTCTACAGCTATCGCGTCGCGACGCCCGGTGTGCAGATGATTTTGGGCGAAAGCGGAGCCAACGACCCGCGCTTCAACCTTCGTCGCGAGCCGGTGGTTATCCAGCGGCTGGACAATGCGAAGGACGCTGCCTTCGTCAGCCTGATCGAGCCGCATGGCCGTTATGACGCCGCGTCGGAAACGACGACGGGCAGCCGCAGCGCCGTCAAGGCCTTGCGCCATGTACGCGAAGGGGATGCCGATGTCGTGACGGTGGAAATGCTGGACGGCAGCCGCATCCTGCTGGCCGTGGCCGAGGATGCCGACCCTGACAGGGCGCATCGCGTGACCGTCGATGGCCGTCCGCTTGCATGGAAAGGGCATTTCGGCCGCTTCGACACGGCGAAGGAGACCGCCCGATGA
- a CDS encoding GGDEF domain-containing protein, with the protein MQAIQTALALAERRFQATFHNAPVGIAHVGMDGSFLLVNARFCEITGYCADALMRSGFQQITHADDLRADEALLARLNRGEIPRYSMEKRYIRLDGAIVWINLTVSMMRDEDGEPELYVAVVEDLSEVRKAHHESTHDPLTGLRNRRGFADRAQAMIDQAVHAWEPVSLVYLDLDGFKMLNDRFGHEAGDQCLIDVGTLLKAYVRPMDVAARIGGDEFVLLLSGLTDDAATELVERLRVSLSQLVWMDDVGVSGSFGLLTTVPTADTDLAAMIRRADGAMLQAKRAGRNQVVLAG; encoded by the coding sequence ATGCAGGCGATTCAAACCGCGTTGGCATTGGCCGAGCGCCGGTTCCAGGCGACCTTCCATAACGCGCCTGTAGGCATCGCTCATGTCGGGATGGACGGCAGCTTTCTGCTGGTGAATGCGCGCTTCTGCGAGATTACCGGCTATTGCGCCGATGCGCTGATGCGCTCGGGTTTTCAGCAGATCACCCATGCCGATGATCTTCGCGCAGACGAGGCTTTGCTCGCTCGTCTGAACCGAGGCGAGATTCCCCGTTACTCGATGGAAAAACGCTATATCCGGCTGGATGGGGCAATCGTCTGGATCAATCTGACCGTGTCGATGATGCGCGATGAAGACGGCGAACCGGAACTCTATGTCGCGGTGGTCGAGGATCTGTCGGAGGTGCGAAAGGCCCATCATGAATCGACGCATGATCCACTGACGGGGCTGCGCAACCGCCGGGGCTTCGCCGACCGCGCTCAGGCTATGATCGATCAGGCGGTCCATGCGTGGGAGCCTGTCAGCCTTGTCTATCTGGATCTTGACGGGTTCAAAATGCTCAATGACCGCTTCGGACATGAGGCGGGGGACCAGTGCCTGATCGACGTGGGCACATTGCTGAAGGCCTATGTGCGCCCAATGGATGTCGCCGCCCGCATCGGAGGCGACGAGTTTGTCCTGTTGCTGTCGGGTTTGACCGACGACGCGGCGACCGAACTGGTCGAACGACTTCGCGTTTCTCTTTCGCAGCTTGTCTGGATGGACGATGTGGGCGTCAGTGGCAGCTTTGGCCTGCTGACGACCGTTCCCACCGCCGACACGGATCTGGCGGCCATGATCCGCCGCGCGGACGGAGCAATGTTGCAGGCCAAGCGCGCTGGCCGCAATCAGGTGGTGCTGGCCGGATAG
- the fmt gene encoding methionyl-tRNA formyltransferase, which translates to MRIIYMGTPDFAVPALDALSAAGHAIVAVYSQPPRPAGRGKALRPSPVHAKAEEMGIEVRTPVSLKEADVQAAFGAFNADVAVVAAYGLILPRAILDAPRHGCMNIHASLLPRWRGAAPIQRAILSGDNLSGVTIMDMEAGLDTGPMRAKHVTPIEDKTAGALTQELAQAGAELMVEVLDDLSLHPPMPQPAEGVTYAAKIDKAESRLDFTADAHRVERQVRAFNPWPGAWFSYGGERFRILSAHVEPHEGPAGELLDHSLLIGCGHHAIRPTLVQRAGKGAMSAGELLRGFDMPAGSRVDD; encoded by the coding sequence ATGCGGATCATCTACATGGGAACGCCCGATTTCGCGGTGCCTGCGCTCGACGCCCTGTCTGCGGCGGGGCACGCTATCGTCGCCGTCTACAGTCAGCCGCCACGCCCGGCGGGCCGGGGGAAAGCGCTGCGCCCCTCCCCCGTCCACGCCAAAGCGGAGGAAATGGGGATCGAGGTGCGCACGCCCGTTTCGCTGAAGGAAGCGGATGTGCAGGCGGCTTTCGGCGCGTTCAACGCCGATGTCGCGGTAGTCGCGGCCTATGGCCTGATCCTGCCCCGCGCGATTCTGGACGCGCCGCGCCATGGTTGCATGAATATCCACGCCTCCCTGCTGCCACGTTGGCGCGGGGCCGCGCCAATCCAGCGGGCGATCCTGTCGGGCGACAATCTGTCCGGCGTCACGATCATGGACATGGAGGCGGGGCTGGACACCGGCCCGATGCGCGCCAAGCATGTCACCCCGATCGAGGACAAGACCGCCGGCGCGCTGACGCAAGAACTGGCGCAGGCCGGAGCGGAATTGATGGTCGAGGTCTTGGACGACCTTTCGCTCCATCCGCCCATGCCCCAGCCTGCCGAGGGCGTCACCTATGCCGCCAAGATCGACAAGGCCGAATCGCGGCTGGACTTCACCGCCGACGCGCATCGGGTCGAACGGCAGGTCCGGGCCTTCAACCCCTGGCCCGGCGCCTGGTTCAGCTATGGTGGCGAGCGTTTCCGTATCCTTTCCGCCCATGTCGAACCGCACGAGGGGCCAGCGGGGGAATTGCTGGACCATAGCCTGCTGATCGGCTGTGGCCATCACGCCATCCGTCCCACGCTGGTCCAGCGCGCGGGCAAGGGGGCGATGTCGGCGGGTGAGTTGCTGCGTGGCTTCGACATGCCTGCCGGGTCACGCGTGGATGATTGA
- a CDS encoding queuosine precursor transporter, which produces MVEKLDAGQIVGRPLRYFDFFMAAFVAILLLSNLIGAAKLATLWGFTFGAGILFFPLGYVIGDVLTEVYGYARARRCVWAGFAAMLFMAVMSWVVVALPAAEGWPDQKAYEAVFGATWRIVFASLIAFWAGEFANSFVLAKMKLLTRGRHLWMRTIGSTVVGQGVDSLFFYPLAFLGVWSNGQVATVMVTNWALKVGWEAVLTPVTYAVVGFLKRREGLDIYDEGTNFTPFRTRV; this is translated from the coding sequence ATGGTCGAAAAGTTGGATGCGGGGCAGATCGTCGGGCGGCCGTTGCGCTATTTCGATTTCTTCATGGCCGCCTTCGTCGCGATCCTGCTGCTCTCCAACCTGATCGGCGCGGCGAAGCTGGCGACGCTCTGGGGCTTTACCTTCGGCGCGGGCATCCTGTTTTTCCCGTTGGGCTATGTAATCGGCGACGTGCTGACCGAAGTCTATGGCTATGCCCGCGCGCGGCGCTGTGTCTGGGCAGGCTTCGCCGCGATGCTGTTCATGGCGGTGATGAGCTGGGTGGTCGTCGCCCTTCCCGCGGCAGAGGGATGGCCGGACCAGAAAGCCTATGAGGCGGTGTTCGGTGCAACCTGGCGGATCGTATTCGCCTCTCTTATCGCCTTCTGGGCGGGCGAGTTCGCCAATAGTTTCGTGCTGGCGAAGATGAAGCTGCTGACCAGGGGGCGGCATCTGTGGATGCGGACCATCGGGTCCACGGTGGTGGGGCAGGGGGTGGACAGCCTGTTCTTCTATCCGCTGGCCTTTCTGGGTGTCTGGAGCAATGGTCAGGTGGCGACGGTGATGGTCACCAACTGGGCGCTCAAGGTGGGCTGGGAAGCGGTTCTGACGCCTGTGACCTATGCCGTGGTCGGTTTCCTCAAGCGGCGCGAGGGGCTGGACATCTATGATGAAGGGACGAATTTCACCCCATTCCGCACGCGGGTCTGA
- the def gene encoding peptide deformylase, with product MAILPILETPDPRLRTISTRVESIDDDLQRLIDDMFETMYDAPGIGLAAIQVGVPKRLLVMDLQEPEEEEGPAIKKPMVFINPEILSGSDTVSVYQEGCLSVPDQYAEVERPATIRASWMDREGRIHEEELEGLLATCLQHEMDHLEGILFIDHLSRLKRDMLIKKLMKARKAAA from the coding sequence ATGGCCATACTCCCTATTCTCGAAACGCCGGATCCACGGCTGCGCACCATATCGACCCGCGTGGAATCGATCGATGATGATCTCCAGCGTCTGATCGACGACATGTTCGAGACGATGTACGACGCGCCCGGCATTGGTCTTGCGGCGATTCAGGTGGGTGTGCCCAAGCGGTTGCTGGTCATGGACCTTCAGGAACCCGAGGAAGAGGAAGGCCCGGCCATCAAGAAGCCGATGGTCTTCATCAACCCGGAAATCCTCTCTGGTTCCGACACTGTGTCCGTCTATCAGGAAGGCTGCCTGTCGGTCCCCGACCAATATGCCGAGGTCGAGCGGCCCGCCACCATCCGCGCAAGCTGGATGGACCGCGAAGGACGGATTCACGAGGAGGAACTGGAAGGCCTGCTCGCCACCTGTCTTCAGCATGAGATGGACCATCTGGAGGGCATCCTCTTTATCGATCATCTGTCGCGCTTGAAGCGCGATATGCTTATCAAGAAGCTGATGAAGGCGCGCAAGGCAGCGGCTTGA
- the recR gene encoding recombination mediator RecR, whose translation MASPEIDALTQALSRLPGLGPRSARRAVLHLLKKRESAMEPLLRALERVNERLVTCSTCGNVDTVDPCGICSDHRRDPRSLCVVEDVADLWALDRSRLFPGRFHVLGGRLSALDGVRPEDLGIDTLVARVEAGGIDEVVLAMNATLEGQTTAHYLAERLERFPVRLTQLAHGMPVGGELDYLDEGTLAQALRARRPVG comes from the coding sequence ATGGCTTCTCCTGAGATTGACGCGCTGACGCAGGCGCTTTCCCGCCTGCCGGGCCTTGGCCCGCGATCGGCGCGGCGTGCGGTGCTGCATCTGCTGAAAAAGCGGGAAAGCGCGATGGAACCGCTGTTGCGTGCGCTTGAGCGGGTGAATGAGCGACTGGTGACATGCTCGACCTGCGGCAATGTCGATACGGTCGATCCGTGTGGCATCTGCTCGGATCACCGGCGCGATCCGCGATCGCTGTGCGTGGTGGAGGATGTGGCGGACCTGTGGGCGCTGGACCGCTCGCGGCTTTTTCCCGGTCGTTTCCATGTTCTGGGCGGGCGATTGTCGGCGTTGGACGGGGTGCGGCCAGAGGATCTGGGCATCGACACGCTGGTCGCGCGGGTCGAGGCGGGCGGCATCGACGAGGTGGTGCTGGCGATGAACGCCACGCTGGAGGGGCAGACCACGGCCCATTATCTGGCGGAGCGGCTGGAGCGGTTTCCGGTACGGCTGACCCAGTTGGCGCATGGCATGCCGGTGGGTGGCGAACTCGATTATCTGGATGAAGGAACGCTGGCGCAGGCGTTGCGCGCACGCAGGCCAGTAGGATAG
- the truA gene encoding tRNA pseudouridine(38-40) synthase TruA, producing MTRFAFTVEFDGRPFMGWQRQAHGPSVQQAIEEAIARVTGEAAVVHAAGRTDAGVHGLAMRAHADIARPITAFRLMEAINALIRPNPVAILDCMIVPDDWHARFSCTGRAYVYRIVNRRAPLTHEAGLAWRVTQPLDADAMHEAAQHLIGLHDFTTFRSAHCQSASPVKTLDRLDVARDGDRVAIHAQARSFLHHQVRSMVGCLGLVGMGRWSPQDMADALVAADRSRLGLNAPPDGLYFVRADYPASTT from the coding sequence ATGACCCGTTTCGCCTTCACCGTCGAATTTGATGGCCGCCCCTTCATGGGCTGGCAGCGGCAGGCCCATGGTCCCAGCGTCCAGCAGGCGATTGAGGAGGCCATTGCCCGCGTCACCGGCGAAGCGGCGGTCGTCCATGCCGCCGGGCGCACAGACGCGGGGGTCCACGGCCTGGCCATGCGCGCCCATGCCGACATCGCCAGGCCGATCACCGCCTTTCGGCTGATGGAGGCCATCAACGCCCTGATCCGGCCCAACCCGGTCGCCATCCTTGATTGCATGATCGTGCCCGACGACTGGCACGCCCGTTTTAGCTGTACCGGCCGCGCCTATGTCTATCGCATCGTCAACCGCCGCGCGCCGCTGACGCATGAGGCGGGGCTTGCCTGGCGCGTGACCCAGCCGCTCGACGCAGACGCGATGCATGAAGCCGCGCAGCATCTGATAGGGCTGCACGATTTCACCACCTTCCGATCGGCCCATTGCCAATCGGCCAGTCCGGTGAAGACGCTCGACCGGCTTGATGTGGCGCGCGACGGTGATCGTGTCGCCATTCATGCACAGGCGCGTTCGTTCCTGCACCATCAGGTGCGATCGATGGTCGGGTGCCTGGGGCTGGTGGGCATGGGCCGCTGGTCGCCGCAGGACATGGCCGACGCATTGGTCGCTGCGGACCGATCGCGGCTGGGCCTCAACGCCCCGCCTGACGGCCTCTATTTCGTCCGGGCAGACTATCCGGCCAGCACCACCTGA